In Hoeflea ulvae, one genomic interval encodes:
- a CDS encoding P-II family nitrogen regulator: MGNQMKIVMAIIKPFKLDEVREALTAIGIQGLTVSEVKGYGRQKGHTEIYRGTEYAVSFLPKLKIEIGVASDAVDKAVEAIALAAKTGQIGDGKIFVYSIDQAMRIRTGETDTDAL, translated from the coding sequence ATGGGAAACCAGATGAAAATTGTGATGGCCATCATCAAGCCGTTCAAGCTGGACGAGGTGCGCGAAGCACTGACAGCGATCGGCATTCAGGGCCTGACCGTCAGCGAGGTCAAGGGCTATGGCAGGCAGAAAGGGCACACCGAAATCTATCGCGGCACCGAATATGCCGTGAGCTTTTTGCCGAAACTGAAGATCGAGATCGGGGTCGCATCGGACGCGGTCGACAAGGCGGTCGAGGCAATCGCACTCGCCGCCAAGACCGGCCAGATCGGCGACGGCAAGATCTTCGTCTATTCGATTGACCAGGCCATGCGCATCCGCACCGGCGAAACCGACACCGACGCGTTGTAA